Proteins encoded within one genomic window of Halobacteroides halobius DSM 5150:
- a CDS encoding DUF5107 domain-containing protein — MASLSHKETDREFLFQSEQEKLEIPEYAADFLAYDSSGFDEIFPSVDASFYPDGDWKATPIPDHGEVWTLPWDLKVKDEVIKLSVVSPRFPYKLKKEINLENKKIRIDYTVTNFSRQEFKFIWCAHALLNCNPKHTKIIFPPGEDKIINLETSSEHLGDWGKIYDYPIVTTENNTEIDMSRVESKSANNCEKFYIPHKLEEGKCGVEYEDTQERLMYKFPVDKVPYLGVWKTQGGYRGDYNIALEPCTGIYDDLYVADKINKVATIPAQDTYKWYLEMKVENY, encoded by the coding sequence ATGGCTTCTCTAAGTCATAAAGAAACAGATAGAGAATTTTTATTTCAAAGTGAGCAAGAAAAACTGGAAATTCCAGAATATGCTGCTGACTTTTTAGCCTATGATTCCAGTGGTTTTGATGAAATATTTCCCAGTGTAGATGCTAGTTTTTATCCAGATGGGGATTGGAAAGCAACACCAATTCCCGACCATGGTGAAGTATGGACTTTACCATGGGATTTAAAGGTTAAAGATGAAGTTATTAAATTATCAGTTGTTAGTCCTAGATTTCCTTATAAATTGAAAAAAGAAATTAATTTAGAAAACAAAAAAATAAGGATTGATTATACAGTAACTAATTTTTCACGCCAGGAATTTAAATTTATTTGGTGTGCTCATGCTTTATTAAATTGTAATCCTAAACATACTAAGATTATTTTTCCTCCAGGCGAAGATAAAATAATTAATCTCGAAACTTCAAGTGAACACCTAGGAGATTGGGGAAAAATATATGATTATCCCATTGTTACAACAGAAAATAATACAGAAATTGATATGAGCAGAGTAGAATCTAAAAGTGCTAATAACTGTGAGAAATTTTATATTCCACATAAGTTAGAAGAAGGTAAATGCGGAGTAGAATATGAAGATACCCAGGAACGGTTAATGTATAAGTTTCCCGTTGATAAAGTACCTTATTTAGGAGTTTGGAAGACTCAAGGAGGATATAGAGGAGATTATAATATTGCTTTAGAACCTTGCACAGGAATTTATGATGATTTATATGTAGCAGATAAAATTAATAAAGTAGCAACAATTCCAGCGCAAGATACTTATAAATGGTATTTAGAAATGAAAGTAGAAAATTATTAG
- a CDS encoding alpha-galactosidase has protein sequence MGVFYNKAKQTFHLQTKGTSYVIKVLKSGHLGHVYWGKKIKKNRDLSHLIRHEERALEPYLSPKNEDFHDESYSLDIIPQEYPAYGQTDYRQPAYHVELENGSRISDLRYQSHEIIKGKEKLTGLPATYVEDKEEAKTLKITLQDKIANLKVSLSYTVYEKFNAITRSVKFVNKGKQNLNLNRALSASVDFNNANFELLQLSGSWSRERHLKRRSLEHGIQAIESTRGASSPYQNPFLALVSEGANEDQGEAYGFSLVYSGNFLGQVQVNHFDQTRVNLGINPFDFNWLLEPKESFQAPEVVMVYSDQGINQMSQTYHKLYRTRLARGEYRDKVRPILVNNWEATYFDFDEDKLLDLAETASDLGIELFVLDDGWFGKRDDDRSSLGDWFVDERKLPNGLDSLGEKIENLDMDFGLWFEPEMISPDSDLYRAHPDWCIHVPERGRSKGRHQLILDLSRKEVQDKLIKMLSDILENAPISYVKWDMNRHMTEIGSADLPPERQKELPHRYMLGLYRILEKLTTEFSDILFESCASGGGRFDPGMLYYMPQTWTSDDTDAVERLKIQYGTSIVYPLSSMGAHVSAVPNHQTGRITSLDMRGDVAKFGMFGYELDLTEMTNEEKKIIKEQIAEYKEIRELIQKGEFYRLISPFEGDGNLTAWMVVAEDKSEAYVGCYRVLTKPNPKFYSLKLKGLNPEQNYKVVGTDKVYGGDELMYAGLNLPEMFNGIDLSKMKGDFQSYVWRLRVIEN, from the coding sequence ATGGGGGTCTTTTATAATAAAGCTAAACAAACTTTTCATTTACAAACTAAAGGGACTAGTTATGTGATTAAAGTATTAAAAAGTGGTCACTTAGGTCATGTATATTGGGGCAAAAAAATTAAAAAGAATAGAGATTTATCCCATTTGATTAGACATGAAGAAAGAGCATTAGAACCATATTTGTCTCCCAAAAATGAAGATTTTCATGATGAAAGTTATTCTTTAGATATAATTCCACAAGAATATCCAGCTTATGGTCAGACTGATTATCGGCAACCAGCTTATCATGTTGAATTAGAAAATGGTTCAAGAATTAGTGATTTAAGATATCAATCACATGAAATTATTAAAGGAAAAGAAAAGTTAACAGGTTTACCAGCTACTTATGTAGAGGATAAAGAAGAAGCAAAAACTTTAAAAATAACTTTGCAAGATAAAATAGCTAATTTAAAAGTCTCTCTTAGTTATACAGTTTATGAAAAATTTAATGCAATTACTAGATCTGTTAAATTTGTTAACAAAGGTAAACAAAATTTAAATTTAAATCGAGCTTTAAGTGCTAGTGTAGATTTTAATAATGCTAATTTTGAGTTGCTTCAATTATCAGGCTCTTGGTCTAGAGAAAGACACTTAAAAAGGAGATCTTTAGAACATGGAATTCAAGCTATTGAAAGCACAAGAGGGGCTAGTAGTCCTTATCAAAATCCTTTTTTAGCATTAGTAAGTGAAGGAGCTAATGAAGATCAAGGAGAAGCATATGGCTTTAGCTTAGTCTATAGTGGTAATTTCTTAGGACAAGTACAAGTTAATCACTTTGATCAAACTAGAGTAAATTTAGGAATTAATCCTTTTGATTTCAACTGGTTATTAGAACCAAAAGAGAGTTTCCAAGCTCCAGAGGTAGTAATGGTTTACTCTGATCAAGGAATTAATCAAATGTCACAAACTTATCATAAATTGTATCGAACAAGGTTGGCTAGAGGTGAATATAGAGATAAAGTTAGACCAATTTTAGTTAATAACTGGGAAGCAACTTACTTTGATTTTGATGAAGATAAACTATTAGACTTAGCAGAAACTGCTAGTGATTTAGGAATTGAATTATTTGTTTTAGATGATGGTTGGTTTGGTAAACGAGATGATGATAGGTCATCGTTAGGAGATTGGTTTGTAGATGAAAGAAAGCTTCCTAATGGATTAGATAGTTTAGGAGAAAAAATTGAAAATTTAGATATGGACTTTGGTTTATGGTTTGAGCCAGAAATGATTTCACCAGATAGTGATTTATATCGAGCTCATCCCGACTGGTGTATTCATGTGCCAGAGAGAGGACGATCTAAAGGAAGACATCAGTTGATATTAGATTTATCTAGAAAAGAAGTACAAGATAAACTGATTAAGATGTTATCTGATATTTTAGAAAATGCTCCAATTAGTTATGTTAAGTGGGATATGAATCGTCATATGACAGAGATTGGTTCAGCCGACCTTCCTCCAGAGAGACAAAAAGAACTTCCACATCGCTATATGTTAGGATTGTATAGAATTTTAGAAAAATTAACCACAGAATTCTCTGATATTTTATTTGAAAGTTGTGCTAGTGGAGGGGGTAGATTTGATCCAGGAATGTTATATTATATGCCACAAACCTGGACTAGTGATGATACTGATGCAGTAGAAAGATTAAAAATTCAATATGGAACAAGTATAGTCTATCCATTAAGCTCAATGGGAGCTCATGTATCCGCAGTACCAAATCACCAAACAGGGAGAATCACTTCTTTAGATATGAGAGGCGATGTAGCTAAATTTGGGATGTTTGGCTATGAATTAGATTTAACTGAAATGACAAATGAAGAAAAGAAAATTATCAAGGAACAAATAGCAGAGTATAAGGAAATTAGAGAGTTAATTCAAAAAGGAGAATTTTATAGATTAATTAGTCCTTTTGAAGGAGATGGCAACCTAACAGCGTGGATGGTAGTAGCAGAGGATAAAAGTGAAGCTTATGTAGGTTGTTATAGAGTCTTAACTAAACCAAACCCTAAGTTTTATAGTTTAAAACTTAAGGGGTTGAATCCAGAGCAAAATTATAAAGTAGTAGGCACAGATAAAGTATATGGTGGAGATGAATTAATGTATGCTGGATTGAATTTACCAGAGATGTTTAATGGAATAGATCTTTCTAAGATGAAAGGTGATTTCCAAAGTTATGTTTGGAGATTAAGAGTAATTGAGAATTGA